The Algihabitans albus genome window below encodes:
- a CDS encoding calcium-binding protein, with protein sequence MLLIIERANGERLEVELRPGVELPAVQPGDRISLEAGDGQRISLIVDGNDLSLRVIDAAGGAPAESYSFEDLALYLIEGDSELVIADGASLEGDGPVGEPIVIGDAESLFAALSPAAGEAPAAETASPADVSTPSSFANVGDLRTSGDGDGGSLRPGTLSGGETGSVARGGLDLVSDGFASGGNFLSAASGGETLGQETQLDLGRRSGDDSDGGRSDGGPGGGSVTLSGRAVDGYISDATVFRDANGNGVLDDGEVSTTTDLNGNFSLTGGSGPLVMFGGTDISTGLPFGGTMKAPADATVISPLTTLVHELVEAGTDVGTAQAQVAQALGIPSSFQMLTTDPVAATVAGAEGAAEAMKAGVLIANTAAQVQSAIEGGSSGAAATASTSAFTAIARTIANNGASTDLTDGGQVETLVNEAATIESTASGEPVTFDNNDVANVTKVITASNEVAQQVDASGDANQVLTELAQVGQVAQGEAADAIEDAVENDDDTAVEDFDSEADVQAQSDTAEVGDVDGADELDDGDNVFIGTDAAESIEGLGGNDILRGGGGNDSLSGGDGDDQLFGEAGNDILRGGAGNDLLDGGEGIDTVRVPGSSSRFQLDQVAVDSLTLRDTATSDIDVVRNVEFIDFSDTRFVIAGAGSSFVSLSDALAAADSDDTIVLADDAAILVTSLTLDEALTVRTATGDSIISTDASGVLVIDLDNLPTNNITELDLSGFDGDVRIEGLGSLTRVVTADDRQLTLDGQSLDSLSEAGSTLTIVG encoded by the coding sequence GTGCTGCTGATCATCGAACGTGCAAATGGCGAACGGCTCGAAGTGGAGTTGCGCCCAGGCGTGGAGCTCCCTGCCGTACAGCCGGGCGATCGTATCTCGCTGGAAGCTGGCGATGGGCAGCGGATCTCGCTGATCGTCGACGGCAACGACCTGTCGCTGCGGGTGATCGACGCGGCCGGTGGCGCGCCGGCGGAAAGCTACAGCTTCGAGGATCTGGCGCTTTACCTGATCGAGGGCGATAGCGAACTGGTGATCGCCGATGGCGCGTCTCTTGAAGGCGACGGACCAGTCGGCGAACCGATCGTGATCGGTGACGCCGAGAGCCTTTTCGCGGCCCTCTCTCCGGCAGCCGGGGAGGCGCCGGCCGCTGAAACCGCGTCGCCGGCAGACGTCTCCACCCCCTCCAGCTTCGCGAACGTCGGCGATTTGCGAACGTCCGGCGACGGTGACGGTGGTTCCTTGCGGCCCGGCACGCTGTCCGGCGGAGAAACCGGCTCCGTGGCGCGCGGCGGCCTTGATCTGGTCTCCGACGGTTTTGCCTCGGGCGGCAATTTCCTGAGCGCCGCGTCCGGCGGCGAAACGCTGGGCCAGGAAACGCAACTGGATCTGGGGCGGCGGAGCGGCGACGACTCCGACGGCGGTCGGTCCGATGGCGGTCCGGGTGGCGGGAGCGTCACGCTGAGCGGTCGGGCGGTCGACGGCTACATCTCGGATGCGACCGTGTTTCGCGACGCCAACGGCAACGGCGTTCTCGATGACGGCGAGGTCTCCACGACAACCGATCTCAACGGCAACTTCTCCCTGACCGGCGGTAGCGGGCCGCTGGTCATGTTCGGCGGCACCGATATCTCCACCGGCCTGCCCTTCGGCGGGACCATGAAGGCGCCGGCGGACGCGACGGTGATCTCGCCGCTGACGACTCTGGTGCATGAGTTGGTCGAGGCCGGCACGGACGTGGGCACCGCACAGGCCCAGGTCGCGCAGGCGCTCGGCATTCCCTCCAGTTTCCAGATGCTGACGACCGATCCGGTCGCCGCGACGGTTGCGGGCGCCGAGGGTGCGGCGGAAGCCATGAAGGCCGGCGTGCTGATCGCCAACACCGCGGCGCAGGTGCAGAGCGCCATCGAGGGCGGCAGTTCCGGTGCGGCCGCGACGGCCTCCACCTCGGCCTTCACGGCGATCGCCCGAACGATCGCGAACAACGGCGCCTCGACCGATCTGACGGACGGTGGCCAGGTCGAGACCCTCGTCAACGAGGCGGCCACGATCGAGTCCACGGCAAGCGGCGAGCCCGTGACCTTCGACAACAACGATGTCGCCAACGTCACCAAGGTGATCACGGCCTCGAACGAGGTCGCGCAGCAGGTCGACGCCAGCGGCGACGCCAATCAGGTGCTGACCGAGTTGGCGCAGGTCGGTCAGGTCGCGCAGGGCGAGGCTGCCGACGCCATCGAGGATGCGGTCGAGAACGACGACGATACCGCCGTTGAGGACTTCGACAGCGAAGCCGACGTTCAGGCCCAGTCGGACACGGCCGAGGTGGGCGATGTCGACGGTGCCGACGAACTCGACGACGGCGACAACGTCTTCATCGGGACGGATGCGGCCGAAAGCATCGAAGGTCTCGGCGGCAACGATATCCTGCGCGGCGGCGGCGGCAACGATTCCCTCTCCGGCGGCGACGGCGACGACCAGTTGTTCGGCGAGGCGGGCAACGACATCCTGCGCGGCGGCGCCGGCAACGATCTGCTGGATGGCGGCGAAGGGATCGACACGGTGCGCGTCCCCGGCAGCTCGAGCCGCTTCCAGCTCGACCAGGTTGCCGTCGACAGCCTGACTCTGCGCGATACCGCGACCTCCGACATCGATGTTGTCCGCAACGTCGAATTCATCGACTTCAGCGATACCCGTTTCGTGATCGCGGGGGCGGGCAGCAGTTTCGTCTCGCTGTCGGACGCGCTCGCTGCTGCCGACTCCGACGATACGATCGTCCTGGCGGACGATGCCGCCATCCTTGTCACCAGCTTGACGCTCGATGAGGCCCTGACCGTCCGCACGGCGACCGGCGACTCGATCATCTCGACCGACGCGTCCGGCGTGCTGGTGATCGATCTCGACAATCTGCCGACCAACAACATCACCGAACTCGATCTTTCGGGCTTCGACGGCGACGTGCGGATCGAAGGTCTCGGGTCGTTGACGCGCGTGGTCACGGCCGATGATCGGCAGCTCACGCTGGACGGCCAGTCCCTGGACAGTCTCTCAGAGGCCGGGAGCACCTTGACCATCGTCGGCG
- a CDS encoding GNAT family N-acetyltransferase — protein sequence MSEILCRPPVAADKDRWAELFRGYMTFYDVPPEEAVVERVWAWLFDPDHEIEGLVAELEGRIVGLAHYQPMARTLGANEVGYLSDLFTDPNVRGRGIGRALIDATLEASCHRGWPLLRWLTQEFNYAGRRLYDTYAPRSDFIVYVTKTAPETDPDSG from the coding sequence ATGAGCGAGATTCTTTGCCGCCCCCCGGTCGCCGCCGACAAGGACCGCTGGGCCGAGCTGTTTCGCGGCTACATGACCTTCTACGACGTTCCGCCGGAGGAGGCGGTGGTCGAGCGGGTTTGGGCCTGGCTGTTCGATCCCGATCACGAAATCGAGGGCCTGGTCGCCGAACTGGAGGGGCGGATCGTCGGCCTGGCCCACTATCAGCCGATGGCCCGGACCTTGGGTGCCAACGAGGTCGGCTACCTCTCCGATCTCTTCACCGATCCGAACGTGCGCGGCCGCGGTATCGGCCGGGCCTTGATCGACGCCACGCTGGAAGCGTCCTGCCATAGGGGCTGGCCGCTGCTGCGCTGGCTGACGCAAGAGTTCAATTACGCCGGCCGCCGGCTCTACGACACCTACGCGCCGCGCTCCGACTTCATCGTCTATGTGACGAAGACGGCGCCGGAAACCGATCCCGACAGCGGGTGA
- a CDS encoding DMT family transporter has translation MTAMARSHIGWKELALLVSIGLFWGLNWPAVRIILTEIPPFTIRMLAFVAGAAVLLGLARLRGERLRPEPGEWGPLILVALLSVFGFNILAAFGQLNTETSRAAIIAFTMPVWATLLSVAFLGDKLTWERAGALLLGMAGLALLLGEDLLDVTRSPLGSLLTLGAALSWAVGTVLLKRRTWSLPPLALAGWMVAISAPPGVLGAVLIEQPWTLPFPSTEVLVVFAYHVLFPMVWCHYAWVTLVASLPAPVAAIGTLMIPVVGVISAILLLGEPPLLQKFVALTLVVSAVALVLIVPGLKARKLRAAAAGAPPTADPPTARSSR, from the coding sequence ATGACGGCCATGGCGCGTAGCCATATCGGTTGGAAGGAGTTGGCGCTGCTGGTTTCGATCGGCCTGTTCTGGGGCCTGAACTGGCCGGCGGTTCGCATCATTCTGACGGAGATTCCTCCCTTCACGATCCGCATGCTGGCCTTCGTCGCCGGTGCCGCCGTGCTGTTGGGGCTGGCGCGGCTGCGTGGCGAGCGGCTTCGGCCGGAGCCGGGCGAATGGGGACCGCTGATCCTGGTCGCGCTGCTGTCGGTCTTCGGCTTCAACATCCTGGCGGCCTTCGGCCAGCTCAACACCGAAACCTCGCGCGCGGCCATCATCGCCTTCACCATGCCGGTCTGGGCAACCCTGCTGTCGGTGGCCTTCCTGGGTGACAAGCTGACCTGGGAACGGGCGGGTGCCCTGCTTCTGGGCATGGCCGGGCTGGCCCTGCTGTTGGGCGAGGATCTGCTCGACGTGACGCGCTCGCCGCTCGGCTCGCTGCTGACGCTCGGGGCCGCGCTGTCCTGGGCCGTCGGGACGGTGTTGCTCAAGCGCCGGACCTGGTCGCTGCCGCCCCTGGCCCTGGCCGGCTGGATGGTGGCGATCTCCGCCCCGCCGGGCGTTCTGGGCGCGGTACTGATCGAACAGCCCTGGACGCTGCCCTTCCCCTCGACCGAGGTTCTGGTCGTCTTCGCCTATCACGTCCTCTTTCCGATGGTCTGGTGTCACTATGCCTGGGTGACGTTGGTTGCGAGCTTGCCGGCGCCGGTGGCGGCGATCGGGACGCTGATGATCCCCGTCGTCGGCGTGATCAGCGCCATTCTGCTGCTGGGCGAACCGCCGCTTCTGCAGAAGTTCGTGGCGCTGACCCTGGTGGTCTCCGCCGTCGCGCTGGTCCTGATCGTGCCCGGGCTGAAGGCACGCAAGCTGCGCGCCGCGGCGGCCGGCGCACCGCCAACTGCCGACCCGCCCACCGCGCGATCTTCGAGATGA
- a CDS encoding GNAT family N-acetyltransferase, protein MPESSSLTDMSRVRLAVSEDLPRVREIVEAAYSPYIPRMGQPPQPMLDDYGARLAAGELQVLEDKGRVIGLLVLVGRPDSLLIHNVAVDPAAKGKGHGRALMAAADAAAKARGYGRLTLYTHVAMTENQAIYRHYGWRELERLDEDGFQRIYFAKDLPI, encoded by the coding sequence TTGCCTGAGAGTTCTAGCCTGACCGACATGAGCCGGGTGCGCCTTGCCGTTTCGGAAGACCTGCCCCGCGTCCGCGAGATCGTGGAAGCGGCCTACAGCCCCTACATCCCACGCATGGGCCAGCCGCCGCAGCCCATGCTCGACGATTACGGGGCCCGCCTCGCGGCCGGCGAACTCCAGGTGCTGGAGGATAAGGGCCGTGTGATCGGCCTGCTGGTCCTGGTCGGACGTCCCGACAGCCTCCTGATCCACAATGTGGCGGTCGATCCGGCCGCCAAGGGCAAGGGGCACGGCCGCGCGCTCATGGCCGCGGCCGATGCGGCGGCGAAGGCACGCGGCTACGGGCGCCTGACCCTCTACACCCATGTCGCCATGACCGAAAACCAGGCGATCTACCGCCACTACGGCTGGCGCGAGCTGGAACGCCTCGACGAAGACGGCTTCCAGCGGATCTATTTCGCCAAGGACCTGCCCATCTAG
- a CDS encoding histone deacetylase family protein has translation MKIVQTDKHKLHDPQFFMVRGLPRPSAEQPERAERLLAAASAAGHEVIGPDSFGPAPRAAVHTPEYLRFLEAAHREWQAQGDASEEILANIHPGRYPPTYPDSIVGRAGWHMADTACPIGAGTFEAACGAADVAVTAAEVLLDGGDHIYGLCRPPGHHAYADMAGGFCFLNNAAIAAQHLRQAHDRVAVLDVDVHHGNGTQGIFWRRDDVLTISLHADPRNFYPFFWGHAAERGEGDGEGYNLNVPLPLGTGDAGWLAALQPALATLRAFAPGALVVALGLDAYEGDPLKGLAITTPGFAQIGAAIAELGLPTVLIQEGGYLAPELGDNLVSVLKGFEAVR, from the coding sequence ATGAAGATCGTCCAGACGGACAAACACAAACTGCACGACCCGCAGTTCTTTATGGTGCGCGGTCTTCCCAGGCCCAGCGCTGAACAGCCCGAGCGGGCCGAGCGCCTGCTGGCCGCGGCAAGCGCCGCCGGGCACGAGGTGATCGGTCCGGACAGCTTCGGTCCGGCCCCGCGCGCGGCGGTGCACACACCCGAATATCTGCGGTTCCTGGAGGCGGCTCACCGGGAATGGCAGGCGCAGGGCGATGCCTCGGAGGAGATCCTCGCGAACATTCACCCCGGCCGCTACCCGCCGACCTATCCCGACTCGATCGTCGGGCGTGCCGGCTGGCACATGGCCGACACCGCTTGCCCGATCGGCGCCGGGACCTTCGAGGCCGCCTGCGGCGCGGCCGACGTGGCCGTGACGGCGGCCGAAGTTCTTCTCGACGGCGGCGACCATATCTACGGCCTCTGCCGTCCGCCCGGCCACCACGCCTATGCCGACATGGCCGGCGGCTTCTGCTTTCTCAACAATGCGGCCATCGCGGCACAGCATCTCCGTCAGGCCCACGACCGGGTGGCCGTTCTCGACGTCGACGTGCATCACGGCAACGGCACCCAGGGCATCTTCTGGCGCCGCGACGACGTGCTCACGATCTCGCTGCACGCCGATCCGCGGAACTTCTACCCCTTCTTCTGGGGACATGCCGCCGAACGCGGCGAGGGTGATGGCGAGGGCTACAATCTCAACGTTCCCCTGCCGCTGGGAACCGGCGATGCCGGTTGGTTGGCGGCCTTGCAGCCCGCGCTCGCGACCCTCCGCGCCTTCGCGCCCGGTGCCCTGGTGGTCGCCCTGGGCCTCGACGCTTACGAAGGCGATCCGCTGAAGGGTCTGGCCATCACCACGCCTGGTTTCGCACAGATCGGGGCGGCCATCGCGGAACTCGGCTTGCCGACGGTCTTGATTCAGGAGGGCGGCTATCTCGCGCCCGAACTGGGCGACAACCTGGTGAGTGTGCTGAAGGGATTCGAGGCGGTGCGGTGA
- a CDS encoding GntR family transcriptional regulator: protein MSRKRRGPSAPTDAVAPDRLAPDAFGPQRLEPDRIGTDPRAPLPETLLGYGVAPAATFEALESTDLVAQVTDRLARAICEGRLAPGQRLVEVALARQLGISRAPVREAARRLEQRGLLVAHPRRGFFVRDFSLEEIDDLYGLRIALERYAAELACHRATESDLDRLRAQLDLLHRLAEAGALADLVEEDLRFHLLFCEVSGNRKLFKLFHDIAGEIRMVIVLIGQVYDDPQRIAETHRPLIEALAARDAARLDAAVDHHIRDGWRHVRRFFAERGAPHTRAGSSAATGSPTGSNAPTEEGGI from the coding sequence ATGAGCCGGAAGCGCCGAGGGCCGAGCGCCCCGACAGACGCCGTTGCGCCAGACCGTCTTGCGCCAGACGCGTTTGGGCCGCAACGGCTTGAGCCGGACCGGATCGGTACGGACCCGCGCGCGCCGCTGCCGGAGACCCTGCTTGGGTATGGCGTCGCGCCGGCCGCGACCTTCGAGGCGCTGGAGTCGACCGACCTGGTCGCTCAGGTCACGGACCGTTTGGCACGGGCGATCTGCGAGGGCCGCTTGGCCCCCGGCCAGCGCCTGGTCGAGGTCGCGCTCGCGCGACAACTCGGAATCTCGCGCGCGCCCGTACGCGAAGCGGCCCGGCGGCTCGAGCAGCGCGGCCTGCTGGTCGCCCATCCGCGCCGTGGCTTCTTCGTGCGCGATTTCTCGCTGGAGGAAATCGACGATCTCTACGGTCTGCGCATCGCGTTGGAACGCTATGCCGCCGAATTGGCCTGTCACCGGGCGACCGAAAGCGATCTGGACCGGCTGCGCGCTCAGCTGGATCTGCTTCACCGCCTCGCCGAAGCAGGTGCGCTGGCCGATCTGGTCGAGGAGGACCTGCGCTTCCACCTTCTGTTCTGCGAGGTCTCGGGCAATCGTAAGCTGTTCAAGCTGTTCCACGATATCGCCGGCGAGATTCGCATGGTCATCGTCCTGATCGGTCAAGTCTACGACGACCCCCAGCGCATCGCCGAGACCCACCGCCCCCTGATCGAGGCGCTGGCGGCGCGGGACGCGGCGCGGCTGGACGCCGCGGTCGATCATCACATCCGGGACGGGTGGCGCCATGTACGGCGCTTCTTCGCAGAGCGCGGTGCGCCGCATACCCGCGCCGGCTCTTCGGCAGCGACGGGTTCCCCGACAGGCAGTAACGCCCCAACAGAGGAAGGCGGGATATGA
- a CDS encoding class II aldolase/adducin family protein produces the protein MTLASTALRGATRFGEAEWQTRVDLAAAYRLVAFFDMHDSIFTHISAGVPGEKGHFLINPYGLWFDEVTASNLVKIDIDGQVIDDPSGIGINPAGFTIHSAVHMARHDAGCVLHTHTEAGVAVSCQSEGLLPINQWALQYYGKVAYHDYEAIALDLDERERLIADLGNQPVMILRNHGLMTVGRSVSEAWKLMFNLERTCKAQLQIQASGAAVTPVPESVCAKTVKQYWDSYDAMDAGKRDDIEWAAFRRLLDRKTPGYDS, from the coding sequence ATGACCTTGGCATCGACGGCACTTCGCGGTGCGACCCGCTTTGGCGAGGCGGAATGGCAGACCCGTGTGGATCTGGCCGCCGCCTACCGCCTGGTCGCCTTTTTCGACATGCACGATTCGATCTTTACCCACATCTCCGCCGGGGTTCCCGGCGAGAAGGGTCACTTTCTGATCAATCCCTACGGCCTCTGGTTCGACGAGGTGACCGCCTCCAACCTGGTCAAGATCGACATCGACGGCCAGGTGATCGACGACCCCTCCGGCATCGGCATCAATCCCGCCGGCTTCACCATTCACTCCGCCGTCCACATGGCCCGGCACGATGCCGGCTGCGTTCTGCACACGCATACCGAAGCGGGCGTCGCAGTCTCCTGCCAGAGCGAGGGGTTGCTGCCGATCAATCAGTGGGCGTTGCAGTACTACGGCAAGGTCGCCTACCACGACTACGAGGCCATTGCCCTGGACCTGGACGAGCGTGAACGCCTGATCGCGGACCTGGGCAACCAGCCGGTGATGATCCTGCGCAACCACGGTCTGATGACGGTCGGCCGCTCGGTCTCCGAGGCCTGGAAGCTGATGTTCAACCTGGAGCGAACCTGTAAGGCGCAGCTCCAGATTCAAGCCAGCGGCGCGGCGGTCACGCCCGTGCCGGAGTCGGTCTGCGCCAAGACCGTCAAGCAGTACTGGGATTCCTACGACGCCATGGACGCGGGCAAACGGGACGATATCGAGTGGGCGGCTTTCCGCCGCCTGCTCGATCGCAAGACCCCCGGCTACGACAGTTAG
- a CDS encoding ABC transporter substrate-binding protein: protein MLKRFCRPAALAAVLTAATALTAPAALAEEPKSGGVMNVVIQPEPPGLMLGVTQNGPTQMVAGNIYESLLRYDTDLNPVPSLATAWEVNDDGTVYTFTLKEGVTWHDGEPFTAADVVFSADVFLRETHPRLRVSLEHIESIEALDDTTVRFTLKQPFGPFMGIFEVGTMPMVPKHIYEGTDFKNNPANNTPIGTGPFKFEEWERGSYIRLVKNEDYHVEGQPYLDEIYWHVIPDAASRAVAYETGKVDVLPGGSVENFDVQRLVDLENSCVTGKGWEYFAPHAWLWVNNREGPMADKRFRQAIMYALDRDFAKEVIWNGLGAVPTGPVSSKTRFYDDDVRQFPHDPDKARALLEEMGYDGTEIRLLPLPYGETWQRWAEAVRQNLQEVGIEVEMVATDVAGWNQKLNEWDYDLAFTYLYQYGDPALGVARTYISSNIAKGSPWNNVQGYANEEIDRLFTEAAVAFPDEARQSLYTEMQQILAEEIPVAWLLEIEFPTIYRCDVKDLVDTAIGVNDGFVDAWLDR from the coding sequence ATGTTGAAGCGTTTCTGCAGGCCGGCAGCCCTTGCCGCGGTACTGACCGCGGCGACGGCGCTGACGGCTCCGGCCGCCTTGGCGGAAGAGCCGAAATCAGGCGGCGTGATGAACGTGGTGATCCAGCCGGAACCGCCGGGACTGATGCTGGGCGTAACCCAGAACGGCCCGACGCAAATGGTGGCGGGCAATATCTACGAGAGCCTGCTGCGCTACGACACCGACCTGAACCCCGTCCCCAGCCTGGCGACGGCCTGGGAGGTCAACGACGACGGCACGGTCTACACCTTCACCTTGAAAGAGGGTGTCACCTGGCACGACGGCGAGCCCTTCACCGCCGCCGACGTGGTCTTCTCGGCCGACGTCTTCCTGCGCGAGACGCACCCGCGGCTGCGTGTCTCGCTGGAGCACATCGAGAGCATCGAGGCGCTGGACGACACCACCGTCCGCTTCACGCTGAAGCAGCCCTTCGGCCCCTTCATGGGCATCTTCGAGGTTGGCACGATGCCGATGGTGCCGAAGCACATCTACGAAGGCACCGACTTCAAGAACAATCCGGCCAACAACACCCCCATCGGCACCGGCCCCTTCAAGTTCGAGGAGTGGGAGCGGGGGTCCTACATCCGGCTGGTCAAGAACGAGGACTATCACGTCGAGGGGCAGCCCTATCTCGACGAGATCTACTGGCACGTGATCCCCGACGCCGCCAGCCGCGCGGTGGCCTATGAGACCGGCAAGGTGGACGTACTGCCCGGCGGATCGGTCGAGAACTTCGACGTGCAGCGCCTGGTCGATCTCGAGAATTCCTGCGTCACCGGCAAGGGTTGGGAGTATTTCGCGCCGCACGCCTGGCTGTGGGTCAACAACCGCGAAGGCCCGATGGCCGACAAGCGGTTCCGTCAGGCGATCATGTACGCCCTGGACCGCGACTTCGCGAAAGAGGTGATCTGGAACGGCCTGGGCGCCGTGCCGACCGGCCCGGTCAGCTCCAAGACGCGCTTCTACGACGACGATGTCCGCCAGTTCCCGCACGACCCTGACAAGGCGCGCGCGCTGCTGGAGGAGATGGGCTACGACGGCACTGAGATCCGGCTGCTGCCCCTGCCCTACGGCGAGACCTGGCAGCGCTGGGCCGAGGCCGTGCGCCAGAACCTGCAGGAGGTCGGCATCGAGGTCGAGATGGTCGCGACCGACGTGGCCGGCTGGAACCAGAAGCTGAACGAGTGGGACTACGACCTCGCCTTCACCTATCTCTATCAGTACGGCGATCCGGCCCTCGGGGTGGCCCGCACCTATATCTCCTCGAACATCGCCAAGGGCTCGCCCTGGAACAACGTCCAGGGTTACGCCAACGAGGAGATCGACCGGCTCTTCACCGAGGCCGCCGTGGCCTTCCCCGATGAGGCGCGTCAGTCGCTCTACACCGAGATGCAGCAGATCCTGGCGGAGGAGATTCCGGTCGCTTGGCTGCTGGAGATCGAGTTCCCGACGATCTACCGCTGCGACGTGAAGGACCTCGTCGATACGGCAATCGGCGTGAACGACGGTTTCGTGGACGCCTGGCTGGACCGCTAG
- a CDS encoding ABC transporter permease codes for MQKLSFIAKRLVKAVFVLLAIVVLNFFLIRAAPGDPAQVMAGEAGAADEIFIAQLREQFGLDRPLHEQLLVYVGGIVTLDMGYSYRQQQPVADLIFDRLPATLLLTGTAFVISILLGVLLGALAAARVGQWTDSLITVVALVFYATPLFWIALMAILLFSVQLGWLPGFGMESVGAGYSGFQRVLDVLQHLILPATTLGLFFMAIYARLTRASMLEVMDMDFVKTARAKGLPPGRITRLHVLRNAILPVITLAGIQAGQLVGGAVLTETVFAWPGIGRLMFDALLQRDYNLLLGVFFVSSAMVILFNLVTDVVYTLVDPRIELK; via the coding sequence GTGCAGAAGCTTTCCTTCATTGCCAAGCGTCTGGTCAAAGCGGTCTTCGTGCTGCTGGCGATCGTCGTGCTCAACTTCTTCCTGATCCGGGCGGCGCCGGGCGATCCGGCCCAGGTCATGGCTGGCGAAGCCGGCGCGGCGGACGAGATTTTCATCGCTCAGCTACGCGAGCAGTTCGGGCTGGACCGGCCCCTGCACGAACAGCTTCTGGTCTACGTCGGCGGCATCGTCACCCTGGATATGGGCTACAGCTACCGCCAGCAGCAGCCGGTGGCGGACCTGATCTTCGACCGGCTACCGGCGACGCTGCTGCTGACCGGTACGGCCTTCGTCATCTCGATTCTTCTGGGCGTGCTTTTGGGGGCCCTGGCGGCGGCGCGCGTCGGCCAGTGGACGGATTCCCTGATAACCGTGGTGGCGCTGGTCTTCTACGCGACCCCTCTGTTCTGGATCGCGCTGATGGCGATCCTGCTGTTCTCCGTCCAGCTCGGCTGGCTGCCCGGATTCGGCATGGAGTCCGTCGGCGCCGGCTACAGCGGCTTTCAACGCGTGCTCGACGTGCTGCAGCATCTGATCCTGCCGGCAACCACGCTCGGTCTCTTCTTCATGGCGATCTACGCGCGCCTGACCCGTGCCTCGATGCTCGAGGTGATGGACATGGACTTCGTCAAGACGGCGCGGGCCAAGGGCCTGCCGCCCGGCCGCATCACCCGGCTGCATGTGCTGCGCAACGCCATCCTGCCGGTGATCACCCTGGCCGGCATCCAGGCCGGGCAACTGGTCGGCGGCGCGGTGCTGACGGAAACGGTCTTCGCCTGGCCGGGTATCGGGCGGCTGATGTTCGACGCGCTGCTGCAGCGCGACTACAACCTGCTGCTCGGCGTCTTCTTCGTCTCCTCCGCCATGGTCATCCTGTTCAACCTGGTCACCGACGTCGTCTACACGTTGGTCGACCCCCGGATCGAACTCAAGTGA
- a CDS encoding ABC transporter permease: MTSTAAAPARSARAQAFRDFWKRFARNKGALVGVFILLAVVVLAAVAPLLYPQSPWAMVQRPFLPPLGVEGFLFGTDTLGRDIGAGLVHGARISLLVGIISTVVALSIGVTIGALAGYYGGLLDDALMRFTEFFQTIPNFALAIVLVAIFQPSITSVIVAIGIVSWPPVARLVRGEFLSLRSREFVQASVVLGQSNLQIITRQILPNTLSPVIVMASLMIAQAILLESALSFLGLGDPNTMSWGYMIGAARTVIRQAWWMSFFPGIAILLTVLALNLVGEGLNDALNPRLARKGR; the protein is encoded by the coding sequence ATGACATCGACCGCCGCCGCTCCCGCACGCTCCGCCCGCGCCCAGGCCTTTCGGGATTTCTGGAAGCGTTTCGCGCGCAACAAGGGCGCGCTGGTCGGCGTTTTCATCCTGCTGGCGGTGGTCGTTCTGGCGGCCGTCGCGCCCCTGCTCTATCCGCAGAGTCCCTGGGCCATGGTTCAGCGCCCCTTCCTGCCGCCGCTGGGGGTCGAGGGCTTCCTGTTCGGGACAGATACCCTGGGCCGAGACATCGGTGCGGGGCTGGTGCATGGCGCCCGCATCTCCCTGCTGGTCGGGATCATCTCGACCGTGGTCGCTCTGTCCATCGGGGTGACCATCGGGGCGTTGGCCGGCTACTACGGCGGCCTGCTCGACGATGCCCTGATGCGCTTCACCGAGTTTTTCCAGACCATTCCGAACTTTGCCCTGGCGATCGTACTGGTCGCGATCTTCCAACCCTCCATCACCTCCGTGATCGTCGCCATCGGTATCGTCTCCTGGCCGCCGGTCGCCCGTCTGGTGCGCGGCGAGTTTCTCTCCCTCAGGAGCCGCGAGTTCGTCCAGGCCTCAGTCGTGCTGGGCCAGTCGAACCTGCAGATCATCACGCGACAGATCCTGCCGAACACTCTCTCGCCGGTGATCGTCATGGCTTCGCTGATGATCGCACAGGCGATCCTGCTCGAGTCCGCACTCTCCTTCCTCGGTCTGGGCGACCCCAACACCATGTCCTGGGGCTACATGATCGGGGCCGCGCGCACGGTGATCCGCCAGGCCTGGTGGATGTCCTTCTTCCCCGGCATCGCGATCCTGCTGACGGTGCTCGCGCTCAATCTCGTTGGCGAGGGCCTGAACGACGCGCTCAACCCACGCCTGGCCCGGAAGGGGCGCTAG